A single region of the Myripristis murdjan chromosome 3, fMyrMur1.1, whole genome shotgun sequence genome encodes:
- the LOC115376911 gene encoding synaptotagmin-4, which translates to MSQYTLGVHLQILLAVGLAVFCYCLVLGCILCWRKRKKSLSSQDKEAVYLSPHKGPAELVNMTLAPSPCTQPVKQQYEELDGDVLEFPSSKTSSSASDDDLTALPFDPSSQRSAGLRDSPRSNFPMRRLSTPVVPCLPTKHPIHGRASLPSLPKLTLVSKTRRALDRRSTVTGDTLYSESSRLTAAAAAARPSGQQGEPSQPQYGSGSLSVPSKPAPVLHFSLLFSSARGTLVVNILGFSGATRRRSGVFVRASLPPLCPSPQQAASRRRSLSPELHSQSFALQVSSVEELRTCTLRLAVYSRDFSGLREAALGVVEVACGQMDWEPDITTTHSRELSPAKSKLKKSLSSQETLGQRKSSVCAPRALGQLFVLLQYQTQAQRIKVMVRKAENLVKLTRMPGAADHYVVINLHQDGKVIGTKETKGACGPNPVWNAPFLFDMPAGDITQLPLVLEFIVMQGRLYTKSSILGRVLIGSEAPEAGQGHWKDMCSRGQMETARWHTIQSDVL; encoded by the exons ATGTCGCAGTACACTCTGGGAG TTCACCTGCAGATCCTGCTGGCCGTGGGTCTGGCTGTGTTCTGCTACTGTCTGGTTTTGGGCTGCATCCTGTGCTGGCGCAAAAGAAAGAAGAGCCTCTCATCGCAGGACAAAGAGGCAGTTTACTTGTCTCCTCATAAGGGCCCTGCTGAGCTGGTGAATATGACCCTGGCACCGTCCCCGTGCACCCAGCCTGTCAAGCAGCAGTACGAGGAGCTAGATGGGGATGTGTTGGAGTTTCCCTCTTCTAAAACCAGCTCCTCAGCTTCTGACGATGATCTCACCGCCCTGCCCTTCGACCCCAGCTCTCAGAGGTCAGCTGGGCTGAGGGACTCCCCAAGGTCTAATTTCCCCATGCGGCGCCTTAGCACCCCAGTCGTTCCCTGTTTGCCCACTAAACATCCCATTCATGGCAGAGCCTCTCTGCCTTCCCTCCCCAAGCTGACCTTGGTGTCTAAAACCCGCCGGGCACTGGACCGCCGCAGCACCGTGACCGGTGACACCCTGTATAGCGAGAGCAGCCgactgactgctgctgctgctgctgccagaccTTCTGGTCAGCAAGGGGAGCCATCTCAGCCACAATATGGCTCTGGCTCCCTGTCCGTCCCCTCTAAACCTGCTCCTGTCCTGCACTtctcccttctcttctcctctgcccGTGGCACACTGGTTGTCAACATCCTGGGGTTCTCCGGGGCCACACGAAGGCGCAGCGGGGTGTTTGTCCGGGCCAGCCTCCCTCCACTTTGTCCCTCCCCTCAGCAGGCGGCCTCGCGACGCCGCAGCCTCAGCCCAGAGCTCCACAGCCAGAGCTTTGCGTTGCAGGTCAGCAGTGTTGAGGAGCTTCGCACCTGCACCCTGAGACTGGCTGTGTACAGCAGGGACTTCTCCGGCCTGAGAGAGGCTGCCCTTGGCGTGGTGGAGGTGGCCTGTGGGCAGATGGACTGGGAGCCCGACATCACCACCACCCACTCTAGGGAGCTTAGCCCAGCAAAGAGCAAGCTGAAAAAG AGCCTGAGTTCCCAGGAGACGCTGGGTCAAAGGAAGAGCTCAGTCTGTGCTCCGCGGGCTTTGGGCCAGCTGTTCGTCTTGCTGCAATACCAGACACAGGCCCAGCGGATCAAGGTGATGGTCCGAAAGGCTGAGAATCTGGTCAAGCTCACGCGGATGCCAGGGGCTGCAG atCACTATGTTGTCATCAATCTGCATCAGGATGGGAAGGTGATTGGCACCAAGGAGACCAAAGGGGCTTGTGGTCCGAACCCTGTCTGGAACGCTCCTTTCCTATTTGACATGCCCGCTGGTGACATCACTCAGCTGCCATTGGTGCTCGAGTTTATTGTCATGCAG GGTCGTCTCTACACTAAGAGCAGCATTCTGGGTCGCGTGCTGATTGGCAGCGAGGCTCCAGAGGCGGGACAAGGACACTGGAAAGACATGTGCAGTCGGGGTCAGATGGAGACAGCTCGCTGGCACACGATCCAGTCAGATGTGCTGTAG